The Echinicola rosea genome has a segment encoding these proteins:
- the scpA gene encoding methylmalonyl-CoA mutase — MRPDLTGLSQLKATRQEKSEKAAPFHTEYVAGIPPFLRGPYSTMYRTRPWTLRQYAGFSTAEDSNAFYKRNLKAGQKGLSVAFDLATHRGYDSDHPRVQGDVGKAGVAIDSVRDMKVLFDGIPLDKMSVSMTMNGAVIPIMAFFIVAAEEQGIRPEQLKGTIQNDILKEFMVRNTYIYPPAPSLRIIADIFAYTAKNMPQFNSISISGYHMLEAGATPELELAYTLADGLEYVRTGLNSGLEIDDFAPRLSFFWGIGMDHFTEIAKLRAGRLLWAKLMKDFRPANPKSLKLRAHCQTSGWSLTEQDAYNNVARTTVEAMAAVLGHTQSLHTNAFDEAFALPTDFSARIARNTQVILRDEYGLRRVVDPLGGSFLLEQKTEELVAKAWRHIQEVEDMGGMAKAIEAGLPKRKIEEAAARRQAKIDQGKEVIVGVNRFVVGENEDFNILEVDNEMVLDRQLLRLRQLKAHRDSEAVAVSLEAITKAAESSTGNLLELAVEAARKSATLGEISMAMEKAFGRHQATNQVVSGVYSSASQNSELFKEALVMTAKFDEMEGRRPRILVAKMGQDGHDRGAKVIASGMADMGFDVDIGPLFQTPEEVARQAVENDVHLVGASSLAGGHKVLIPKLIKALKEMGRPDILVVAGGVIPPHDYDFLIKAGVMEIFGPGTVLPKAAIRMVERLMKP, encoded by the coding sequence ATGAGGCCTGACTTAACCGGATTATCCCAACTAAAAGCCACCAGGCAGGAAAAGTCGGAGAAAGCAGCTCCTTTTCATACTGAGTATGTGGCCGGGATTCCTCCATTTTTGAGGGGACCCTACAGTACCATGTACCGTACCCGTCCTTGGACCCTGAGGCAGTATGCAGGTTTTTCCACGGCTGAAGATTCCAACGCGTTTTATAAAAGAAACCTTAAAGCGGGACAAAAGGGGCTTTCGGTTGCTTTTGACCTCGCCACCCATCGGGGCTATGATTCCGACCATCCCAGGGTGCAGGGAGATGTAGGAAAGGCAGGTGTGGCCATTGACTCGGTGAGGGATATGAAGGTGCTTTTTGACGGTATCCCACTGGATAAAATGTCCGTGTCCATGACTATGAATGGTGCTGTAATTCCGATCATGGCTTTTTTTATCGTGGCCGCCGAAGAGCAGGGCATCAGGCCGGAGCAGCTGAAAGGGACCATCCAAAATGACATCCTAAAAGAGTTTATGGTGCGCAATACGTATATCTACCCTCCGGCACCTTCACTTCGAATTATTGCCGATATCTTTGCCTACACGGCCAAAAACATGCCCCAATTCAATTCTATTTCCATCTCTGGCTATCATATGCTTGAGGCAGGGGCGACCCCGGAGCTGGAGCTTGCCTATACCTTGGCGGATGGTCTCGAATATGTTAGGACAGGGCTAAATTCGGGATTGGAGATTGATGATTTTGCACCGCGCTTATCCTTTTTTTGGGGGATCGGAATGGACCATTTTACTGAAATTGCCAAGCTTAGAGCAGGAAGACTACTCTGGGCCAAATTGATGAAGGATTTTCGGCCAGCAAATCCCAAATCCCTCAAGCTGCGTGCCCACTGTCAGACTTCCGGCTGGTCGCTGACCGAGCAAGATGCTTATAACAATGTGGCCAGAACCACCGTAGAGGCGATGGCGGCCGTGCTGGGACACACCCAGTCCTTGCACACCAATGCATTTGATGAAGCTTTTGCGTTGCCAACTGATTTTTCAGCTCGTATTGCGCGAAATACACAAGTGATTCTGCGCGATGAATATGGTCTGCGAAGGGTGGTGGATCCGTTGGGAGGAAGCTTTTTGCTGGAGCAAAAGACAGAAGAACTGGTGGCAAAGGCTTGGAGGCATATTCAGGAAGTGGAGGACATGGGCGGTATGGCTAAGGCCATTGAGGCAGGGCTGCCAAAGCGTAAGATAGAGGAGGCTGCCGCACGTAGGCAAGCAAAGATTGATCAGGGAAAAGAAGTTATCGTCGGTGTAAACAGGTTTGTGGTAGGAGAAAATGAGGATTTCAATATTCTTGAGGTGGACAATGAAATGGTTTTGGATCGGCAGCTCTTAAGGCTTAGGCAACTGAAGGCACATCGCGACAGTGAAGCGGTAGCCGTAAGCCTAGAAGCCATCACCAAGGCAGCGGAATCCAGTACCGGGAATTTGCTGGAACTGGCCGTGGAAGCTGCGCGGAAAAGCGCTACCTTAGGAGAAATATCAATGGCCATGGAAAAAGCATTTGGACGTCATCAAGCAACAAACCAAGTCGTTTCTGGAGTGTATTCTTCAGCATCCCAAAACAGTGAATTGTTTAAGGAGGCCTTGGTTATGACGGCCAAATTTGATGAAATGGAGGGAAGAAGGCCTCGGATTCTGGTGGCTAAAATGGGACAGGATGGCCATGACCGTGGGGCCAAAGTGATCGCTTCCGGGATGGCCGATATGGGCTTTGATGTGGATATCGGTCCACTGTTTCAGACCCCTGAAGAGGTGGCGAGGCAAGCAGTGGAAAACGACGTTCATTTGGTAGGCGCCTCTTCATTGGCCGGGGGGCATAAGGTGCTTATTCCTAAACTGATCAAAGCCCTAAAGGAAATGGGGCGCCCCGATATTTTGGTGGTGGCTGGAGGTGTTATTCCACCCCATGATTACGATTTTTTAATAAAAGCAGGAGTGATGGAGATTTTCGGACCAGGAACGGTTCTGCCAAAGGCGGCTATTCGTATGGTAGAACGGTTGATGAAACCGTAA
- a CDS encoding 2Fe-2S iron-sulfur cluster-binding protein — protein MVTFEVEDHDGNRQPIEAPDDMGLSLMEVLKASEYPVLATCGGMALCATCHVEVLEGKDGLGDATDPELDQLEGLPEMYDTSRLACQIRISDELEGAVFKLRGEDQ, from the coding sequence ATGGTAACATTTGAAGTAGAAGATCACGACGGCAACCGTCAGCCGATAGAAGCTCCGGATGATATGGGGCTGAGCTTAATGGAAGTACTGAAAGCTTCCGAGTATCCTGTTTTGGCCACCTGTGGCGGCATGGCACTATGTGCCACCTGTCACGTGGAAGTCCTCGAGGGAAAAGATGGCCTCGGCGACGCCACCGACCCGGAACTCGACCAACTGGAAGGTCTGCCGGAGATGTACGACACCAGCAGGCTTGCTTGCCAAATCAGGATAAGCGACGAACTGGAAGGTGCCGTCTTCAAACTTAGAGGAGAAGATCAGTAA